The Streptomyces hundungensis genome contains the following window.
GTCCGTCTCCGAGGAGCACCACGTATGGCCGTCAAAAGACCAGTAGTCGCCGCTGCGGCCGTCATCGCCCTGAGCCTCGGCGGCGCGGCGTGCGGGGGGCCGACGGATCAAGACGGGGCCGACGGCCGCGCGGAAGCTGCTGCCGCACGCTCCGGCTATCCCGTGAAGATCGAGAATTGCGGCACGAGCCAGGTCTTCGAGAAGGCGCCGAAAAGGGTCGTCGTCATGAACGGCGCATCCGTCGCCGAAGTCTCGACCCTGCTCGCGCTGGGCCTCGGAGACAGGATCGTCGCGAACCAGCAGTCGTACGGCACGTCCGAAGTCCCGGGCCGCGCCGAAGCCATCAAGAAGCTGCCGACCGGCGGCATCAAGCAGAACGAAGCCTTCGACATTCCGCGGGAGTCGATGATCGGGCTGCGCCCCGACCTCGTCCTGTCGACGACGTCGTACGGCTTCGACGCCAAGAACGGATTCGCCACCCGCGACGAGTTGCAGAACGTCGGCGCGCGCACCTACATATCACCGCAGGGCTGCCACGACGAGAACTCGAAGCTCACCATCGAGGACAGCTACGGCCTCCTGCGCGACATGGGTCGCATATTCCAGGTGTCCGACCGTGCGGAAAAAATCATTGCCGCGTCGCGCAAGCACATCGCAGCTGTCTCCTCGAAGGTGTCCGGCAAGAAGAAGCCGCAAGTCACGATGCTGTTCACGAACATGTCGATGGGTAGCAACGACTTCAGCTCCGTGGTGGCCAACGGCATATACAACGACATTCTCGGCAAGGCCGGTGCCGTCAATGCCTTCGCCTCGGCGTCGAAGACGTCGTTCGCCGACCTGAGCAAGGAGAAGGTGGCGGCCACGGTCGTCGACGCGCTCGTCATCATCGCGTACAACGATCCGAATCCCGCGGCCTACGCCGAGAAACTGTTCAAGGAGTTCCCCCAGTGGTCGGCCGCGAAGAACCACATGTACGTGACACTGTCCGACTCGATCTACCTGAGCCCCGACAACGACCTGGCTGTCGAGCGGATCGCGAAGAAGCTCCACCCGGACGCGTTCTGAACCCACCGGGCCGCCGGCGCGCTGCCATCGCTCTCGCTGTTCTGCCCTGCGTCCTTGTCTTCGTCATGCTGGTGGCCGTCAGCATCGGTGCGGTGAACGTGCCGTTGGGAGTCGTGTGGCGCATCGTCCTGCACCACGTCACCGGGATCGGGCGGGTGCCCGACGACATCGCGGTCGACCAGATCGTGTGGACGTTCCGCACCCCGCGTGTCGTCCTCGCCGCGCTCGTCGGGGCGGGGCTCGCCCTGTCCGGCGCGGTGCTACAGACCGTGGTCGCCAACCCGCTGGCCGATCCCATCGTGCTCGGTTTCTCCTACGGCGCCACGCTCGGCGCCGTCGTCGTCATCACCCTGGGCGGCGGAACGGCACTGCTGGGCCTCGGTGTTTCGGCCGCGGCCTTCGTGGGCTCGGTCCTCGCGGGCGCGCTGGTGTTCTGGCTGGGGCGGCGGCGCGGCCGGATGGCGCCAACGCGGCTCATCCTGGCGGGAGTAGCGGTCGGGTACGTGTTCCTGTCGGCGACCAGCTATGTGCAGTTGCAGGCCACGCCCACCGAACTGCGTACGGTGATGTTCTGGATGCTCGGCAGCGTGGCCGGTGCACAGTGGCACCAATTGCCCGCTGTCACGGTGGTCGTAGTCGGCTGCACGGTGCTGCTGGCCATGTTCGGCCGCCGGCTGAACGTGCTGCTCGCCGGCGACGAGACCGCCACCTCCCTGGGCACCGACGTCAACCGGCTGCGGACGGTTCTGCTCCTGCTCAGTGCCCTGCTCACCGGCGCGGTGATCGCGGTCGCGGGCAGCATCGGGTTCGTCGGTCTCATGATCCCGCACCTGGTACGACTCACCGTCGGCGCCGACCATCGCAGGCTGCTGCCGCTGTCCGCGCTGCTCGGAGCGGTCTATCTGGTGCTGGTCGACCTGCTGTCCCGCACCCTCAACCGTCCCAACGAGCTGCCGCTCGGTATCCTCACCGCCCTGCTGGGCGCTCCTTTCTTCTTGTGGTTGCTGCGCCGCAACAAGGGTCTGGACTGAACACCATGAGACTCTCCGTTGATCAGCTCCACGTGACGCTGGACCGCCATCGGATCCTCGGCGGCGTGGACATCGAGGCCGGCCCTGGCGACTTCGTGGGTCTGGTCGGGCCGAACGGCAGCGGCAAGTCGACTCTGCTGCGTGCTGTGTACCGTTCGCTGAGGCCCGCCGACGGGGTGGTCAGGGTCGGCGGGGAGCTGGGCTCCCGGGCTGCCGCGCTGCGGACCGCCGCGGTCCTCCAGGACGGGACCGGCAGTACCGGAGGACTCACGGTCACCGAGACCATCGCGCTCGGGCGGGCACCGCACCACGGACTTCTGGGGCGTGACGGGCCGCGCGACCGGCAGGCGGTGGAGGAGGCCATCGACCTGTGCGCCGTACGGCACCTGGCACACCGCGACTACGGCTCGCTGTCCGGCGGCGAGCGTCAACGGGTGCTGCTGGCCCGGGCTTTGGCCCAGCAGCCACATCTCCTCGTACTGGACGAGCTGACCAACCACCTCGACATCCGCGCCCGGTTCGAACTGCTGCACCTGGTCCGGTCCACCGCCACCACGACGCTCGCGGTACTGCACGACCTCGATCTCGCGGCCCGCTTCTGTGATCACCTGGTCGTGCTCGACGAGGGGACCGCCGTGGCCGCCGGTCCCGTCCTCGATGTCCTCACGCCGGAGGTACTGGCGAAGGTTTTCGGTGTGGCCGCGTCGGCGCGACGCGATGCCGACGGCGTGGTCCGTCTCACCTATGCCGCCGACCCGTTGGCCGCCGACCGGTGAATGGTGGACCGAG
Protein-coding sequences here:
- a CDS encoding FecCD family ABC transporter permease, whose protein sequence is MLVAVSIGAVNVPLGVVWRIVLHHVTGIGRVPDDIAVDQIVWTFRTPRVVLAALVGAGLALSGAVLQTVVANPLADPIVLGFSYGATLGAVVVITLGGGTALLGLGVSAAAFVGSVLAGALVFWLGRRRGRMAPTRLILAGVAVGYVFLSATSYVQLQATPTELRTVMFWMLGSVAGAQWHQLPAVTVVVVGCTVLLAMFGRRLNVLLAGDETATSLGTDVNRLRTVLLLLSALLTGAVIAVAGSIGFVGLMIPHLVRLTVGADHRRLLPLSALLGAVYLVLVDLLSRTLNRPNELPLGILTALLGAPFFLWLLRRNKGLD
- a CDS encoding ABC transporter ATP-binding protein; its protein translation is MRLSVDQLHVTLDRHRILGGVDIEAGPGDFVGLVGPNGSGKSTLLRAVYRSLRPADGVVRVGGELGSRAAALRTAAVLQDGTGSTGGLTVTETIALGRAPHHGLLGRDGPRDRQAVEEAIDLCAVRHLAHRDYGSLSGGERQRVLLARALAQQPHLLVLDELTNHLDIRARFELLHLVRSTATTTLAVLHDLDLAARFCDHLVVLDEGTAVAAGPVLDVLTPEVLAKVFGVAASARRDADGVVRLTYAADPLAADR
- a CDS encoding ABC transporter substrate-binding protein, with protein sequence MAVKRPVVAAAAVIALSLGGAACGGPTDQDGADGRAEAAAARSGYPVKIENCGTSQVFEKAPKRVVVMNGASVAEVSTLLALGLGDRIVANQQSYGTSEVPGRAEAIKKLPTGGIKQNEAFDIPRESMIGLRPDLVLSTTSYGFDAKNGFATRDELQNVGARTYISPQGCHDENSKLTIEDSYGLLRDMGRIFQVSDRAEKIIAASRKHIAAVSSKVSGKKKPQVTMLFTNMSMGSNDFSSVVANGIYNDILGKAGAVNAFASASKTSFADLSKEKVAATVVDALVIIAYNDPNPAAYAEKLFKEFPQWSAAKNHMYVTLSDSIYLSPDNDLAVERIAKKLHPDAF